The Rosa chinensis cultivar Old Blush chromosome 7, RchiOBHm-V2, whole genome shotgun sequence DNA segment AAATTTCATACCAACGAAGAGCGATTTAGGGCTAGATGTGAGAGAGGCTGAGAGAGAAGGCTTTGGGGGTTTTCTTTTGGTTCGGAAAGATATGGTTTCAGTCTTCAGAGCAGCCGCGCgcgcagagagaaagagagagcaagaGCTACTGAGCGATGAAGAAGCTGAAGCCGCCGGTTCCGATCTGGTTCTGAGCCGCTGAGACAAAGTGAtatataagagagagagagcgcgacAACAACTGAGCCgctgagcgagagagagaggactgAGCGGAGAGACTGAGCACGGAGGACCAGCGACGGGAAGTTCCGATCCGATCTGCTTCAGAGAGATCGacaacagagagaaagagaaagagaaagagggatGCGGTAGAGAAAtaggctagggttttttttatgagaaaatAGATTTAATAAGAGAATGGGCTCGTAGTTGTTCTCTAGTTGCGACGGCATTTTAGACGCAGTCGCCAATTATTAGAAGTCTGCGACTGCAAACGTTCGCCGAAGATAAATATTAAAGTTTGGCTACCCCATTGCTACGGCGTAGCAACTCAGTCGCAAGTTTTACGACGGCGTAATTTTGCCGaagcaaaaagtcaattttttgcgacggcaaaaggGTGCCGACGCAAAACGGGGTAGCCGTTGTAATTATTTTTTGTAGTGTTACTTTATAAATTTTATGAATGATGATCGATGAATCTATTAGCTATGCATCGACTAACATCTATCTATGAAACTGTATATGCTATTTTGTATAACAAGTCGTGTGATTTGACTTATCATGATTATGAACATAAATATTTTTGCTGAATAAATAATCTGGAGACCCCAAACTAATTCAAATGGTGTTTCATTTGGCTTACCCACTCAGGAAATCCTTATAAGTACATTATGtattaatttgttgtatatatgaTTAATTGCAAGAACATGCAGGGCTATTGCCTCTTCTAGAAATGAGTTAAGTTTGGTGTTATCATACTTTGCAAAAGATGAAGTGATGTCTGGTTTCTTTGTTATAGTGTTTAGGTCTGGTGTTAATGTTGTTTGAATTTATAAAGTGTTACTTGTAATGTGTTGGATTAACTAACTCATGAGAACTAAAGGACTGACAATAAAATGGAAGTGTTTGGAATGAATTCAGCACACGTACTTTTAGCAAATTCTCTTTCAATTATCTTGCTAGATGTTACTTTTATGTTTGATCTTGACTACTTAGAAAACTGAAGCAGCTTCTTCTCTCATCTTGTATATCTCTATGCAGTATTTaatgccaagatcatctcaTGCAGTTAGGTGAGCAATCAAAGCTTAATTTTTGTAAGTATACATGAGGCTTGATTGAAATTTAGGAAACTGATAAACATATTACTGCTATACATTTGAGCATaggtttttctttctcaacTCAGCTATCAGGATTGAGTTTTACTATAAATTGAAGTTAAGGATCAATGGTTATGAAAATAACAGAATTTTagatatacaagtacaaaaacTCTTTCAAAACTGCAAAATATATAATTCATCATTCTTTTAGTGATTGCAGTTGACAATAAATTTTCCATGATCCAATAGTTTATTCTAGCCAAGTGATCAAAGTTCTCATCTTTTCAGGTTCTCAATAAGAATGAGGCTGCCCCAGCTAGAAGTGTTATGTGGTTCTAAAGGAAAAGCTTTGTGATTATCTCAAGTCTTCGACATAGAAAAGAAGTGTTCTAGGAAATGTTTTGTGATTATCTCTTTTCAAACGCCTCTGAGCGTCATTTCTTTGGATCTGGAACTAGAAGTATTTTTGGTTAAGTGAAATACTGTTAAATTATCGCAATTTTTGATGTACAAATGAACTAATTGTTTTTAATTtaaggaataaaaaaaataaaatttggaaTGACATGCAATTGGggtattttcttttattcaattttttttttttttaactaaatgCAAGGAATGATATGCAAGGAATGCTCCTTGTATATCATTTAGCCATAGTTAACCTCAGGTGttcaattccttgcatttgagatgaacaattccttgcatttgtgttcacaaatgcaaggaattttcatgtcgttgtatttgctcttttgcaagggcctctttgcaaggactcaaatattccttgcatttgagttaatgcaaggaatttccagctttttacaaggaaaaaattccttgcaaaaggccatttttcttgtagtgtgtAAGCAACTGATGTTAGTAAAGAGGTGAGGGTTCTCAAAAGAGAACAATTTCTCTCCATTTTGATATATACTCTTTTGATTTAATAAAGTTCAttttcaataataaaaaaaacaacaaccaaGAAAATATTTGATCTAGTAATAGTTAAGGAAAGTTTATTCACTCCTGGACATTCCTTAATTCTTCATTATCGATTTTCAAAACCCATTTTGTATTTAAATTTTGAGAAATATTTACTCTTTTGATTtaataagagcatctttagcagactctataTTGTggctctttagctattttggagagtatgtttagctttttatctattttagcagctgcaccaggctcctaagtgactctctattataacttttagctatctgctcctaaatatagagagaggGATGAAGCTCTCTATAagttaaaacattcattttaagttattttatgtaatttataaatacatttaaattgtttaatatttatttaaaaattaatataaattcaaaactagctaaaatagagagcattgatgtaGACTTAATTCTAAAATGGCTAGCTCAAATGaatttttagctactttagctaaaatttgactcaaaaatggctagcattgctaaaaatgctctaaagTTCAttttcaataataaaaaaaaaacaaccaagaAAATATTTGATCCAGTAATAGTTAAGGAAAGTTTATTCACTCCTGGACATTCCTTAATTCTTCATTACCGATTTTCAAAACccattttgtaattaaattttggaaaaaaaaaaaggagaataaTATCCCGAACTGGATAAGATGTGAGAAATAAGAAGGAAATTGGTGTGGCTGGTTTAGGAACTTTGAAAGAGAGGTTGCAAATTGAACAATTTGATTTAATTAAAAACTTATGCAACAATGTTTAGTACAAGtgccactaatttttttttgtgtgcatCCAATTCAGTTTCACTTTCGACATAGCTATCATTCAGTTTTACCAATGTTATTAGGTGCTCTAGATAGCGGGTAATAATTAGATGAGTTCTGTAAAGAGATCAAGATGTACATGAGGAGTGCAAGAACGGTGAGGAATGAAACAAATGTACGTGACATAAAGAGAGCAAGGTGTACATGAGCAGTTGAGGCAAATGTACTAAACTACAATGCTAATGGTTAATTTGGATGGTAAGCTATAAAAATGCAAATCATGTGATTTTGCTCTAGGGTAAGCTATAACAATTTCCACCAATTACATAACAGTATATGTAACAATATCTTACTACATGTTTTTTATGATTCAACCTATATCAGTTGTTCTTATAATAGAAAACATGAACGAACCAAATTACTTACTGAAATAGTTTTACTTGTTTTGTCATAACCATTCTCTCGCTCTAGATGCAAAACATGAGCAACAAATCAAGCTAGATTCAATTCATCAGACTAAACTATTACAATAATACATAATCTTTGATACAATACACTAATACTTTTAATTAGCTCCAACATCTCACACACATCAACGTAGCATGATTTACCAAAATTATTGAGTGTTGTAGAGGCTACGAAAACAAATGTGCGAAAGTCATGCAAGAAGGAAATAACAATGAAATGCAATTAAggtgatatatttaaaacagTATGTCCATGAGCAACAAATTAAGGTTGATTTAGTGAACAGAGTAATTGCCACCTAGCTaaggtcaaaagtcaaaacaaatGGAGAATATTACATATACAAAGACCAGATAAATAGTGATGTTGCCGATATTTCTAACTATGAGTGACTAACTATGTTAGTGTTGGTTTGAATTTCGACAATAAATTTTAATCGAATAAAATTTTAATGAGTCACATCTCGACTCATTTTTATTACATTTCATCATTATTTTTCTGAAGGTTCATACAAAACTGAAAAGACTTTCTTCTAATATTTGCACTTACGCCTCCGAAATTTAAAGACCTTGTGTCATATTTCTATTTCTTACCTACATTTCAACCAAACACAAACGTAGCATCAATCTGTTTCGAATCTCAAGTGTCTCAGGGCCACAAGGCCGGAATTGGATATTTCCCACAAACAAGATTTTCCTACGACGTGTCGTTGATCAACACCATTGGCAAAATGAAAGGCGCTGGCCCCCGAACCACAAAACCAGTACATGCCACACATTCCCTTCCCAGCTATTCTGGCTCACGAGCTCAGAGTCTCAGAGACACAGAGAGAGTGAGACGCCCATGGCTGCCCTATGCGGTCGAGTCCCTCTTTCACCCACCCAAGTTTTCAATCTCACTAAATCAGGTACTTTTCCTTTCTGGGTTCTTCAATTTCCATTGAAGTTTTCATCTTTACCTATCAGGGTATTTAAATCCATCAACCGAACTCTGTTATCTGCAAAATTGTATTACATAAAATGATGATTATTATGAAATTCTGATGATCGCAATTTTCATTTCGGGTGGTTAATCACAAGCAGGGTTCATAGATTTGGGGCAAGTTCAGCGATTTAGGGCATGCTAGATTTGTTCAATGTAACATGATTGTGATTTATGTAGGAGGCGATAAACCCTATTTTCATAAACAATGCCCAAATCGGAGCGCCGTGATGACTGCAACAACCACTGTGCTTGGAAAAGGAGGTGGGTTGTTGGAGAAGCCAACCATAGAGAAGACCACACCTGGTCGTGATTCTGAGTTTGACTTGAGGTATGTGCAATACAATTGTCTGTATAATTATACGATTGTGCTTCTGTTGCATGAGTTTTCTGTAATTTTCACGGTATGCACAACAGACTTGATTGTTTCAGATAGATAATTGAGGGGATTTTCTATATGCTAATCCGTCTCTCGAATAGAGCTTTGTAAGAGCCGAAACTTAAATTAGACATGGTAAAGGTGAAAGAATTAGGAATGCTGTAGTTAGTACTCAGTCCTAAGTGAATGTAACAAAGTAATTCAGCAGCCAGTGTAATAGCAGAAGAGCCTATTCATGTTCATAGTTGATTGGATTTTGGACTCATCGAGATTTTTTCAATCACTAGAGAGGGCTTTAACACTACTCAGGAGGCTATGCTATATGAACGCTTTAGTGGTTTATACTTTTCAATTTTATACGTATGGCTGAAAGTCTGAGTCCAAAGTTTGGCTAGTGTACCAAATTTCCCAGATGGCTGCCCCTTCCCAACTCATTTTTTGTTGAATGGCATTTTTTACCTGAGTAGTGGAACCTGTAGATTGGGAATAGCCCAAATTTGGACTCTTCAGGGACATTTAGCTAACTTTACATTCTTAGAAATAAATAACTCAAGGGGAGTTGGAACATTTCTCAAGAGACTAAATGTTACTCGAGGGGTTCAAGCACTACTTGAATACGGCTCAAGTGGTTATATTTCTGAATATGTAAAATTGGTTAAACTAGTGCTCTGAAGACGTGAAAGTTGGTTATTGTAATTTCCTCTGTAGATGGTAGTGACCTTATCTTGTAAGCAATTCCTGCAGGTTTTTAGGAAGAGCTTTCAGTAAGCCTTACTGTTAGAAAGTATTTGTGACTCATGCCTGTTAACAGTATAAGATTACTTTTAGTTATTATCATTATAGTAGAAACTTTCAACTGATAAACCTTGCTCGCAGGAAATCAAAGAAAATGTCCCCGCCTTATCGTGTGATGCTGCATAATGATAACTTTAACAAGCGGGAGTATGTTGTCCAAGTTCTGATGAAGGTTATCCCCGGAATGACAGTTGACATTGCAGTCAACGTGATGCAGGAGGCACATCACAACGGCCTGGCAGTGGTGATTGTGTGCGCTCAGGTGGATGCAGAAGACCACTGCATGCAGCTCAGAGGCAATGGTCTTCTGAGTTCGGTTGAGCCTGCAAGTGATGGATGTTGATCATTGTTGATTAGTACCATCattatcaaaaacaaaattaaataaaagtaaATTATAAAAGGAATTGCAATGTCTTAGCTAGGTCATATCGTTGGTTCTATATCGGTTTGAGTAGTGCGAATGTGTATGTATGTAGTACACTAGTATGTACATAAGCTTGCCCCTATTAACACGAACTGCTTCCCGGGCATGTTGGGTAATGTTTCGGCATTCTGTTCTTATAATtaattagagaaagagagagcagaTGAAGACcagaaggagaaaggaaatgTGAGATGTAAACAAGAACATATATACAACggtttcaaaattaaaaataaaacaccCTTGAAGATTTGATTCTAGGCATTCTACATCTACTCGTTCTTCATTTCTCAGATTCCTCATGTTATTTTTATGATTCTATCTTCCCACATTAGTTGACTGGAAGTGTAATGAAATtattttctagaagaaaaagggaaaaaaaatagtttctaagggaacaagaaagaactggaagtttcttcaaaaaaataaaaataaagaaaagaaagaactgGAAGTATCTCTCattagttaaaaaaataaaaacaattacaGAATGGAGACGCGGGGAATCGAACCCCGTGCCTCTCGCATGCGAAGCGAGCGCTCTACCATATGAGCTACGTCCCCTTGATGTTCTCTGTCTACACTTtacattatatattatattttttttctgcgTATTTAAGTTTTTGTGCATATATTTCTGGGAAACAGGTACCCGATTGCCGACCCTTTGAAAAAGAAGAACCTGAAACCTCAAAGAAAGAGTACAATAGTCCTTACTATAAATTAGCGCAAGCATAGTGAAGACTGATACTCTTTTCGAAAGATAACCAGTAACCACTATGTTTTCATAAAGTTGCAAGTCGTCCATTTCAGAGATACAAAGAATCAGATAGCATTTCCGTTGCTTTACAAACCCATTTTTATATTATTGGCACGAGTACATCCCCAGTTTACTGCATTGCCAAAGTATCGATGAGCTCAGACACATCTGACGGCTTCTCCTTACATAGCGTAGAAATGACCATCCTCCAGGTAtctccatgaagaacatttgcCTTTTCCAGGCTACTTAAAACTGTCCCTACCAACTCCATATTACCTTCCTGACACAAACCCTCAACAAGTTTATGCGTCCGTGCATAATGGGGCGCACAACCCTTAAAGATCATCTCATCCAAGACAAATGCTGCTTCCTTAAACTGTCCGCAATCACAAAGTCCACTAAATAGCATTCGATATGAAAGAACATCCGGATGGCACCCGCGCCTTGGTAAATCTTGAAAGAACAGATTGGCCTCGCTCCATTTCCCTCCTTTGCACAATGCATCAATAATCACATTGTAACTAATAGCATCTGGTCGACACCCTTTCTCCACCATCTCATCCAAAACTCTGTACGCTGCCTCGAAATCCTTCTCCTTACAATACCCATGAATCATTGCATTGTAAGTCACAGTGTTTGGCTCGCACCCATACTCACTCATTTCCTTCAAAAGCCCCGGAACCTCTCCTCTCCTACCGGCCTTTAGAAGCGCACTGATCAAAGTAGAATAAACCGCTGCATCCAACCGAATGTTCTTCCTTACCATCTCATCCTTAAGGCCAAAAGCCAATGCCATTTCACCAATCCCACAAAGTCCTTTCATCAACGACGCATACACGAATCCATTAGGCAAAACTCCACGAACGCGCTCCCAATCCTCTTTCAACTCCAAAGCTTCTTTCACCCTAGAATCCGAACAAAGCTTGTGAACTAAAGTCCCCAATGTCACATCACTCGGTTGAAGACCGTTGCTgcgcatttcatcaaacaccttccGTGCATTATCCAAATCCTCACTCCCACAAAAAGCCTTGATCAATATGTTATAAGTACACGCATCGGGGGTCCCATAATCCTCAATCCCCTCCAAgaccttcttcatcttctcaaatTTCCCACATTTGAAAAGCGCATTTAGCAATGAATTGAATGATTTGATAGTCCGCTGGCAACGGAAAGaaggcatttcatcgaacacttGGAGTGCACGGTCAGCGAGACGAGCCCGGCCGTAGTATGACATGACATTGCAGAAGATGATTTCGGGCGGAGCAAAACGGGTTTCTTGCTTCATTTGGTGGAGGATTTGCTCCAATTGGTCGAACATTTTGGCGCGGCCGAGCTTGGAGATTATGAGGTCGTAGGAAAGAAGAGAGTAGCGAAAGGGCTTTTGGGGTTGGGGGTTTGAatcagggttagggttttggaagAGTTGGAGGGCGAGAGCTGGGTCCTTTTGGATGCGTAGAAGAGAGGAAAGCCTGAAGGGAGAGATGGATTTTGAAGCCTTCATTTTTTGTGTTCTTTGTGTCAGCTGGTGATCTTATTGGTTAGAGCTTATATAATCATAAGCTTTCAGCCCGCCAAAATAAACGGTATAAACTAACTATTAACTAAAGCCTTAAACCCTAATTTGGAGGGGaagaaaattgatatttagAACAATTTCCAAACAAAAACTAgtatcatttggtctagtggcatagtctccCATTCGTAAATGAGATGTTGTGAGTTTGAATTACAAAATACTAGTTatagcatttgagttgtttatctgataaaaataaaaaataaaaaaaactactaTGCATAAACTAAGTAAAGCTTTTAGATATTAATTCCATTGTTATTTGACGCACAtgtcgtgaagcaaatggtgaaCCTCATCGCTTGACTTACCTTGTTATTCATTCTTATGCTGATGATATTTAGTTAGAGGATTCATCCCCTATTATTGAGGATGTTCTATTTGAAGATTTATGCAAGTGTACTCGAGGTAATGGTTTATGTACCCATCAGAGTATGAATATTATCATCTAACAAAATTTCTCACTCatagtaaaaaaaaactaaccaaagtttttttttttccttaaaagaataataaaaaattataaatgggAGTTCTGAATTAACATTGAACTGCAACTATTGAACAAGATCTTTCATtataataattagaaaatttgcGCAACATACAACACTAAACTAATATTAAAGAGATATGATTAACTCTGTAAGCTGAGTTCGTGAGAAAAAAATGCACCTCACAAAACGATTCATCCACCCTTAATAATATATGAAGGTGACGAGATACCAAA contains these protein-coding regions:
- the LOC112175161 gene encoding ATP-dependent Clp protease adapter protein CLPS1, chloroplastic, with the protein product MAALCGRVPLSPTQVFNLTKSGGDKPYFHKQCPNRSAVMTATTTVLGKGGGLLEKPTIEKTTPGRDSEFDLRKSKKMSPPYRVMLHNDNFNKREYVVQVLMKVIPGMTVDIAVNVMQEAHHNGLAVVIVCAQVDAEDHCMQLRGNGLLSSVEPASDGC
- the LOC112179604 gene encoding putative pentatricopeptide repeat-containing protein At1g53330: MKASKSISPFRLSSLLRIQKDPALALQLFQNPNPDSNPQPQKPFRYSLLSYDLIISKLGRAKMFDQLEQILHQMKQETRFAPPEIIFCNVMSYYGRARLADRALQVFDEMPSFRCQRTIKSFNSLLNALFKCGKFEKMKKVLEGIEDYGTPDACTYNILIKAFCGSEDLDNARKVFDEMRSNGLQPSDVTLGTLVHKLCSDSRVKEALELKEDWERVRGVLPNGFVYASLMKGLCGIGEMALAFGLKDEMVRKNIRLDAAVYSTLISALLKAGRRGEVPGLLKEMSEYGCEPNTVTYNAMIHGYCKEKDFEAAYRVLDEMVEKGCRPDAISYNVIIDALCKGGKWSEANLFFQDLPRRGCHPDVLSYRMLFSGLCDCGQFKEAAFVLDEMIFKGCAPHYARTHKLVEGLCQEGNMELVGTVLSSLEKANVLHGDTWRMVISTLCKEKPSDVSELIDTLAMQ